In the genome of Montipora foliosa isolate CH-2021 chromosome 3, ASM3666993v2, whole genome shotgun sequence, one region contains:
- the LOC137996181 gene encoding uncharacterized protein, translated as MDNTRKSACQMTASFQLSPNTQASYGRLNGKRGIGWWTKTANNTNDWLQFKCSTITTHKLPVAISARYVRFVPTKQYNWNCLRMEINGK; from the exons CCAAATGACCGCTTCCTTTCAGCTTTCACCTAATACTCAAGCCAGTTACGGTCGCCTAAATGGTAAAAGAGGAATTGGATGGTGGACAAAAACAGCCAACAACACCAACGACTGGCTTCAATTCAAGTG TTCAACTATTACAACCCACAAGTTACCGGTAGCCATCTCTGCCAgatatgttcgctttgttccaACCAAGCAATACAACTGGAACTGTTTAAGAATGGAAATCAACGGTAAATAA